In Leishmania mexicana MHOM/GT/2001/U1103 complete genome, chromosome 34, one DNA window encodes the following:
- a CDS encoding putative nucleoside diphosphate kinase — protein sequence MVGEQRDTFVVEYFDPQASLSRTYQFCYFTDDKTIEMYNLKTKRLFLKRCAYPSLSPNELYVGATINVFSRPLRIVDYGDDATRKRLTANSGECMITVDMQHHSAAAGSVIEGLTTQGLRITFIRLVELSQSLATRVASKAQRCLVVLASGAGAREKVASVAASFSTAVTQISSESAVQELKEAVMGPGESPAALKNCAVCVIKPHAITSGYQGPILHRLVEEGFYISALGSYQLTVADAEDFLEVYNGVLPEYKKLVEQMSSGPCWAIEVCAENAVPALRAVCGPHDPEVCHVLFPHTLRSMYGVDRIRNAVHCTDLEEDGPLESEFFFSLLQNKQ from the coding sequence ATGGTGGGTGAACAAAGGGACACGTTTGTGGTGGAGTACTTCGATCCACAAGCGAGCCTCTCTCGAACATACCAGTTTTGCTACTTTACGGACGACAAAACGATAGAGATGTACAACCTCAAGACGAAGCGCTTGTTTTTGAAGCGCTGCGCGTATCCGTCACTGAGCCCGAACGAGCTTTACGTGGGGGCGACGATTAACGTCTTTTCCCGTCCCCTTCGCATTGTCGACTATGGCGACGACGCAACGCGCAAGCGGCTTACCGCGAACTCGGGTGAGTGCATGATTACTGTTGACATGCAGCACCAtagcgcggcagcgggctCCGTGATTGAGGGCCTGACAACGCAAGGCCTGCGGATTACGTTCATCCGCTTAGTAGAGCTTTCGCAGAGCCTCGCTACCCGAGTTGCATCAaaggcgcagcggtgcctaGTTGTGCTTGCGAGCGGCGCCGGAGCCCGTGAAAAGGTGGCCTCGGTGGCGGCCTCCTTTTCCACTGCCGTGACGCAGATTTCGAGCGAGAGTGCTGTGcaggagctgaaggaggcAGTCATGGGGCCAGGCGAGTCCccagcggcgctgaagaaCTGCGCCGTGTGCGTCATCAAGCCACACGCGATCACTAGCGGCTATCAAGGTCCCATTCTTCATCGCTTGGTTGAGGAGGGGTTTTACATTAGTGCCCTTGGTTCTTACCAGCTGACAGTGGCAGATGCTGAGGACTTTTTAGAGGTTTACAACGGAGTTCTTCCGGAGTACAAGAAGCTGGTGGAGCAGATGTCGTCCGGCCCGTGCTGGGCCATTGAGGTTTGCGCCGAGAACgccgtgccggcgctgcgggcggtGTGTGGCCCGCATGACCCAGAAGTGTGCCACGTTCTTTTCCCTCACACGCTCCGCTCCATGTACGGCGTGGACCGCATCCGGAACGCTGTCCATTGTACCGACCTGGAAGAGGATGGGCCCCTTGAATCAGAGTTCTTCTTTTCTTTGCTGCAGAACAAGCAGTGA
- a CDS encoding putative proteasome beta 2 subunit, producing the protein MPGFDFENVQRNLNLESEGYSAPRTLKTGTTIVGVVYKDGVVLGADTRATEGSIVADKCCRKIHYMAPNIMCCGAGTSADTEAVTNMVSSHLALHRFETGKQSRVLEALTLLKRHLYRYQGHVSAALVLGGVDVEGPFLATVAPHGSTDRLPFVTMGSGSIAAMAQLEAAYKDNMTCEEAKELVTSAIRKGIFNDPYSGTQVDVCVITKAKTELMIGYDTPNERMHPRQEVMLSPGTTPVLKEEIRHLVDIVDV; encoded by the coding sequence ATGCCCGGATTCGACTTTGAAAATGTTCAGCGTAACCTCAACCTGGAGAGTGAGGGCTACTCTGCGCCACGAACGCTGAAGACCGGTACGACTATCGTGGGTGTCGTTTACAAGGACGGCGTTGTGCTCGGAGCTGACACTCGTGCTACCGAGGGCAGTATTGTAGCGGACAAGTGCTGCCGCAAGATCCACTACATGGCTCCGAATATCatgtgctgcggtgccggcACGTCGGCAGACACAGAGGCCGTGACGAATATGGTGTCCTCGCACCTGGCTCTGCACCGTTTCGAGACAGGCAAGCAGTCTCGCGTCCTCGAGGCActgacgctgctgaagcgccaCTTGTACCGCTACCAGGGCCACGTCAGCGCAGCGCTTGTGCTCGGTGGCGTGGATGTGGAGGGCCCGTTCTTAGCTACCGTCGCCCCACACGGCAGCACCGATCGTCTGCCCTTCGTGACAATGGGCAGCGGTAGCATTGCCGCCATGGCTCAGTTGGAGGCTGCCTACAAGGACAACATGACGTGCGAGGAGGCCAAGGAGCTGGTGACGTCGGCTATCCGCAAGGGCATCTTTAATGATCCCTACAGCGGTACTCAGGTAGACGTGTGCGTTATCACGAAGGCCAAGACGGAGCTCATGATCGGTTACGACACGCCGAACGAGCGCATGCACCCGCGGCAGGAAGTCATGCTCTCTCCTGGTACTACGCCGGTGCTCAAGGAGGAGATCCGTCACTTGGTTGATATAGTGGATGTCTGA
- a CDS encoding putative T-complex protein 1, eta subunit, whose translation MIQPQLVLLREGTDTSQGKPQLISNINACISIVDTVKSTLGPCGMDKLIHNGRDVQISNDGATIMNLLEIVHPAAKSLVDIARAQDNEVGDGTTSVVVLAGELLKESKQCVEDGIAPQVIVKAYRNSLSIAMKALDELCVPFKAEGNSNEENLIRCAETALNSKLINTERRFFAEMAVKAVMSLNEDMNLDLIGIKKVAGGSMRDSMLVDGVAFKKTFSYAGFEQQRKKFDNPKVLLLNVELELKAEKDNAEVRLKDPKQYQSIVDAEWKIIFDKLEKCVATGANVVLSRLPIGDLATQYFADRDVFCAGRVANDDMTRMCMATGGVVQSTLNNVPAEVLGTCGTFEERQVGTERFNFFTGCKTSKTSTVILRGGAQQFIEEADRSLHDAICIVKRAIKTGSVVGGGGAIEMELSKKLREYSRTIKGKEQMVVSGYARALEIIPRQLAENAGHDSTDTVNKLRQKHYVTSEKDSQWYGVDIFNGGVCDTFANFVWEPTLVKRNALQSATEAACLILSIDETVTNPESDAAKKQAVGGGGRGGNMAMSKAGMGGMFAGAPGVTRMKGGRGK comes from the coding sequence ATGATCCAGCCACAGCTTGTGCTTCTCCGCGAAGGTACGGACACCTCGCAGGGTAAGCCGCAGCTCATCAGCAACATCAATGCCTGCATCAGCATCGTGGACACCGTGAAGTCTACGCTCGGACCGTGCGGCATGGATAAGCTCATTCACAACGGACGCGATGTTCAGATCAGCAACGATGGTGCCACTATCATGAATCTGCTTGAAATCGTGCACCCAGCCGCGAAGAGTCTCGTGGACATTGCGCGTGCGCAAGACAACGAGGTGGGCGATGGTACGACCTCTGTCGTCGTTCTCGCTGGCGAGCTACTGAAGGAGTCGAAGCAGTGCGTGGAGGACGGCATTGCGCCACAGGTGATTGTCAAAGCCTACCGCAACTCCCTCAGCATCGCGATGAAGGCATTGGATGAGCTTTGCGTCCCGTTCAAGGCCGAGGGCAACTCGAACGAGGAGAACTTGATTCGATGTGCTGAGACCGCGCTCAACTCGAAACTGATCAACACAGAGCGACGCTTCTTCGCCGAGATGGCGGTGAAGGCTGTGATGTCCCTAAATGAGGACATGAACCTTGACCTCATTGGCATCAAGAAGGTGGCCGGTGGTAGCATGCGCGACAGCATGCTGGTGGACGGTGTTGCGTTCAAAAAGACCTTCTCCTACGCTGGtttcgagcagcagcgcaagaagTTCGACAACccgaaggtgctgctgctgaacgtGGAGCTGGAGCTCAAGGCCGAAAAGGATAACGCAGAGGTGCGCCTCAAGGACCCGAAGCAGTACCAGTCTATAGTCGATGCGGAGTGGAAGATCATCTTCGATAAGCTGGAAAAGTGTGTGGCGACCGGAGCCAACGTGGTGCTCTCTCGCCTGCCGATCGGCGACCTAGCCACGCAGTACTTTGCAGATCGAGACGTTTTCTGTGCCGGCCGCGTGGCGAACGACGACATGACGCGTATGTGCATGGCTACCGGCGGTGTGGTGCAGTCTACGCTTAACAATGTGCCAGCTGAGGTACTCGGCACATGTGGCACGTTCGAGGAGCGTCAGGTCGGTACGGAGCGCTTCAACTTTTTTACCGGCTGCAAGACCTCGAAGACATCCACCGTCATTctgcgcggcggtgcccaGCAGTTCATTGAGGAGGCCGACCGCTCCTTGCACGACGCCATCTGTATAGTGAAGCGCGCAATCAAGACCGGCTCTGtcgttggtggtggtggtgccatCGAGATGGAACTGAGCAAGAAGCTGCGCGAGTACTCCCGGACGATCAAGGGTAAGGAACAGATGGTGGTCTCCGGCTACGCCCGCGCGCTGGAGATCATTCCGCGCCAGCTCGCTGAGAACGCCGGCCACGATAGCACTGACACAGTGAACAAGCTACGCCAGAAGCACTACGTGACCTCTGAAAAGGACAGCCAGTGGTATGGCGTTGACATCTTCAACGGCGGTGTGTGCGACACCTTCGCGAACTTTGTGTGGGAGCCAACGCTGGTAAAGAGGAACGCGCTGCAGAGCGCCACGGAGGCGGCCTGCCTGATCCTTTCGATTGATGAGACCGTGACGAACCCGGAATCGGACGCTGCCAAGAAGCAGGCagttggcggcggtggccgcggtgGCAACATGGCCATGAGCAAGGCGGGCATGGGCGGCATGTTTGCTGGTGCCCCAGGCGTCACACGCATGAAGGGTGGCCGCGGCAAGTAG
- a CDS encoding EF hand containing protein produces the protein MKEAFELLQRDGKIPKASVPTALRAAGLNPSEEKIKEIMVTATDVDMAGYEALVEKHDDKMDTAEAVKEAFRVFDKDLDGTVSVAEFRHIMTTMGEKYHEEEFRDLIQGFEDNGVIHYEKFVDKMLAPFTEHGSAEDAH, from the coding sequence ATGAAAGAGGCGTttgagctgctgcaacgTGATGGCAAGATTCCAAAGGCTTCAGTTCCAACAGCGCTGAGGGCAGCAGGGCTCAATCCAAGTGAGGAGAAGATCAAGGAAATAATGGTGACAGCGACTGATGTGGACATGGCAGGCTACGAGGCTCTTGTGGAAAAACACGACGACAAGATGGACACGGCAGAGGCAGTGAAAGAGGCGTTTCGTGTCTTTGACAAAGACTTGGACGGGACGGTCTCGGTGGCCGAGTTTCGACATATCATGACCACTATGGGAGAGAAGTACCACGAGGAGGAGTTTCGCGACCTAATTCAAGGATTTGAGGATAACGGTGTTATCCACTACGAAAAGTTTGTAGATAAGATGCTTGCCCCGTTTACGGAGCACGGGAGTGCAGAGGATGCTCACTAA
- a CDS encoding 30S Ribosomal protein S17-like protein gives MFRQSLLRLPWWNFQTEHRQRCVMMYGGARTKNTHNANHRVYVRKFKRNAFPNRTRHHWAVSMTGVQGQRPRRMPWPYDLTSMIFNQPRQGSDKIGYVVGTSMLKTAVVAANHMVYYPKFNQRVSRTSRFFAHDEDLACVEGDLVHIKQSRKISKYKHYYVFSILEPNIEGRERLKLGLKAVPPPLFGYPVSRRVVKLNLTNTEGTKEKLAAAIQEHVQDAYRFAGPTPDQPRAKLTDSASFDEANKMIAPNASVTAELPPGEEPAFLGDGQPVAEEFSEVEEDSRHKKGDDYWMNLQPSDKYDFKNLKKSP, from the coding sequence ATGTTTCGTCAGTCACTTCTTCGACTCCCGTGGTGGAACTTCCAGACGGAGCACCGTCAGCGGTGCGTGATGATGtacggcggcgcgcgcaccaAGAATACACACAACGCAAATCACCGTGTCTATGTCCGCAAGTTCAAACGCAATGCCTTTCCGAATCGCACGCGACATCACTGGGCTGTCTCGATGACCGGTGTGCAGGGACAGCGGCCGCGTCGCATGCCGTGGCCGTACGACCTGACGTCAATGATTTTCAACCAGCCCCGCCAGGGGTCTGACAAGATCGGCTACGTGGTCGGCACCAGCATGCTCAAGACAGCTGTGGTGGCAGCGAATCACATGGTCTACTACCCGAAGTTCAACCAACGTGTGTCGCGCACGAGCCGCTTCTTTGCTCACGATGAGGATCTCGCTTGCGTCGAGGGTGACCTGGTGCACATCAAGCAGTCTCGAAAGATCTCAAAGTACAAGCACTACTACGTCTTCAGCATTCTAGAGCCGAACATTGAAGGACGAGAGCGGCTGAAGCTTGGCCTCAAGgcagtgccgccaccgctatTTGGTTACCCGGTGTCGCGCCGTGTCGTGAAGCTGAACCTGACCAACACAGAGGGCACCAAGGAGAAGCTGGCAGCGGCGATTCAGGAGCACGTGCAGGATGCCTATAGGTTCGCGGGGCCGACGCCAGATCAACCGCGCGCCAAGCTGACGGACTCTGCTTCCTTCGACGAAGCGAACAAGATGATTGCTCCGAACGCGTCTGTGACGGCAGAGCTGCCACCTGGTGAGGAGCCCGCGTTTCTTGGAGACGGGCAGCCAGTGGCCGAGGAGTTCagcgaggtggaggaggataGCCGCCATAAGAAGGGTGACGACTACTGGATGAACCTGCAGCCGTCGGACAAGTACGACTTCAAAAACTTGAAGAAATCGCCTTAG